The Gopherus evgoodei ecotype Sinaloan lineage chromosome 4, rGopEvg1_v1.p, whole genome shotgun sequence nucleotide sequence ATACTGATTAGGCCTATTCTCACCGGTGATACAATTCTACTCCTTTAGGGCTGGTCGACATGGGAAACTGACTCTACAGCTGTCTAATGTAACTCCCTATATGGCCTCAAATAAGAATGACATTTTCTGGTTTAGTTTAATCCAGTAAATTCAGAGTGTCCATAACAGGCTCTATTCAGGAATAGCTCTAGTGCCTTAAATTCACATATTACCTTGCTCAGGAATAGCTTCCCAATGCAAACAAGCCCCCTGTTCTCACCAACTCTGATTTAGAGTTTTACTTTCACCCCTCCATTGCAGAGGTGGGACGCTGAACAGCAAGGTTTAGCGGTGGGGAAATGAATTTATTTGATGATTTTCCATCCCAAAGAACCCAATACAATTGGGCAAATATTCTGGTGTAGCTGAATGTGcacttttctctgaaaaaaagtttcagctaaaGAATTCTGGGCAGCTGTAGTTAGGATACTTTCTACCCCATGGAAATGCCTTACACTTAAACTCTGCTAGGTAGACTTGAGCCAAGAGATAATAGAGTTTAGCCCACTGTGATAAATCGTGAGAGGACATAAATCCACTGAAGCACACTCAGATGCAACTTCCTCCGGGATTCAAGAGTTGACTGGCTACCCAACCCCATTCACAGGGGTTCTTTTTATCTTGCATTAATAAAGTCTCAATGAAAAATACTAGAGCACAATATTGgatcattcatagaatcataggactggaagggacctcgagaggacataagtccagtcccctgcactcatggcaggccCAGCACcatctagaacatccctgacaggtgtttgtctaacctgctcttaaaaatctccaatgatggagattccacaacctccctggacaaTTTACTCCAGTGGTTAACCACccagacagttaggaaatttttcctaatgtccaacctaaacctccttttactgcaatttaagcccagtgCTTTCTGCACTGGAAAATATTGATTAgtcaaaaatgaaatattcttgTGGGAAAACGCCAGTTTCAATGaattactcatttaaaaaaaaactgaaagaaaaaagcgtcagaggggtagctgcgttagactggatctgtaaaagcagcaaagagtcctgtgacaccttatagactaacagacatattggagcatgagcttttgtgggtgaatacccacttcgtcagatgcatcacccacgaaagctcatgctccaaaacgtctgttagtctataaggtgccacaggactctttgctgctctgaaagaaaaaagaagcttAATATTGTCTAAATGATCATTTTTTACATTTTCCAGACaaaaaattgcctttttttaGTTCAAAATGACTCTGTTTCAAAATGTTAATtagctaattattttttaaaaggttcataTAATTTAATCTattggaacaaaatattttgattgatgAAAATAAATTTTTCCCCAGCTTTTTGGTTTGTGGAAACAATGAAAATAACAGCTTTTGGGATgggacatttttaaaatctccaaaattttcatgggacaggaaaaccatttcctgcccagctttAATCTTTGACTCCGAATTAAAATAATCCACTCAGTGAATAAACAAGACTGTCCCTTTGCCTCCAGTAGAAGAGGTTTTACACTATATTCAAACCTGAAGTCAATTCCTTATGGAAAAATTCCATATAATTTTATTAGAAAAATGTGTCAACGTTCTATAATATTCTTAAACCAACTGTAACTGAGCATGCTGCTGTATCCAGCCAATGAGTGCTCTGTATTGCGGTATTAACGTTAACGGAATACATGGGCCAAGCCGCTAGCTACATTTCAGGGCCCTGGGGATGTTCCGGTTGGAAGTAGAAACTGATGGGCTCTGGTATTCTGTTTTAACGCAGTCTCCTGTTTCTCTGAACTCAGGAGGGCCTAAGAAAGAAAGGACCAATTTTTTACTTTACCCATCCCCAGCTTATGTAGCCAGCAGTGAAAGAAGCTCTCTCTAGCTTTTCCCAGGGTTATGCTGTGCTCATGTCAACTGCTTGGCTTTCTCACTTTTTAGTTAGTTGAGATGCTCTGGAACTGTTATTAATGCTCCTATTcttttgaagtctgatcctgtttttagaagagaaacacacacaaaaaggaaaagacaaaaacagcaaagatagaaaatgcagcttttgtCTGTAGTGTTAACTTTCACTGCCGTCTCACTTCTGGAGAAACACAGGGATGGGACACAATCTTATTAGCCACTCTGCTCATGTTATTCCAGGCCAAGAAATGATCTGTGGAAACTGGTGTCCCATATTGCCTGTGCGAAGAATGATATCAATTCTTCATCTAGCCATCATCCCAGAGACACAGAACATGCCAACTGAGATTCAAAACTTTGTAATCAAATATATGTCACAGTGTACTCCTGGCAGCGATGGGGCTACCAGTTGAGAATTTCTCTGATTCAGGGCAATGGGGGCAGTTCATTTGGAAACTAAAAGAAGGAGAATACAAAGGACACTTGAACTTATGCCCAACTATTGGAGACAACAAATCTTGATGATTATCACCAATCTCCGAAAGGACGTACAGGATATTTAATGATCTCATTTCTGCCTCGCCTGTGATTCCGAGTCTTGAGGTGCTGTCCCTGGTGGCCACTGAAGCAAATATAAATACTCTGCATCATCAACACATCAGCTTTTAGAGAGAAGAATGAAATAGCTCTCTCCACTGGTAAGTCTCACGAGTCTGGCTCCAACAGAAGTGGAATAAACGTTATCTCTGATTATTCTTTAGAGGTTAGTTTTTTTGTGCATTCAGATTTTTTGGCCATTTcaatcttgtttattttgtttttgcttcagcataaaatacattttcctgaCTGTTGAAGCTATTTATTTTGGTAAGAACAAAATAGAGTAAGGGGGAAAATTGAAAATAAGGCATTTGGATGTCTAATACTTTATGTTTTGTGTAATTTATTCAGCCTAAAGAACTTTCACTTTTCCTTAAATACTAAGAATTCTGatcaagaaagaaaaagaaagaaagaaaggtttaGTATGGGTTTAAGGTCATAGAATGACTTCCATAGGGCTAGACGTTCTCAGTCTATGCACAGAATATGTGCAGCCTAAATCAGATCCAATACATCCATGGTTTTCAGATATTCTCTGCAGGTCAAAATGCACATTAGGAGGAAGAGAAACCAGGGATGAGTTTGTGGGAAGGCTGCAAAATGCTTTCATTGCGGTGCCTGTTCTGAGACCAAAAATAGGATTTCAATCTCAACAGCCGCCAGTAGCCCCTTAACCAGCAACGGGTCAGATCTCAACATGATGTAAGTCAGTACAGCTCTATTGGAATTAATGGGTCAAATTTGCAGCTGGTGTAAGTGGgccatagttccattgaagtcactgtagATTAGTGCCATGTAATTTATCTATTGACTCTATTCCCATACACccttatatctatctatctactcaATCATCCAAAAAAGGATTTGACATAGGTATGAATATTAAGAATATCTGTATTTTACATTAGAATGGCAACAACGTTTAAAGATATAAAACCTCAGGCTTTGGGACATGGGGTTTGCTGGAGGTTACTGACTAGACTGAGGAGGAAACTTCCCCCAGAACCATGTTATTCCATAACGCTTATTACGATGGATGGCACCTAACTCTGAAGCATACGGTAATGACTGCCGCAATAAAGCAATAGATCATTAGGGGACCTAGCCTGGAAATTCCCGTGTTCtgtatatttcatttaaataactTAACTTTTTAAACCCCTGACGCAGGTAACGTGACAGAAGGAACTGGCGGGAATGAGAGCGGTTTATTTAATAATAGGAAATATCCAAGCTATTTTCAGGTAACTTTCTATCTAGACTAAAGATACAAGGAACAAGATACTTCACTGCCATCGGCAAACATCACATATTAATTTCAGCAACATTGCTGACCGCATACTGTTCTCATGCACACAGGTATGCACCCAGAGTAGCTCAGCTGAAGTCTTGGGCTAATTAAGAGGTGGCCCATGTCCTGTTTTTTGAAGCAAGTGGAGATCATAATGGAACGTATTAAACATTCATTTGCTGGGAGTCTGTCTGTATCATCACTTTCACAGAAAATGTTGTGATCGGAGCTGGTCAGGTATGATCCCACTAAACACTTTTTTCATCACccattcatcaaaactgaaactgtttgcGGGAAAGGATCAGTTTGGGCAATTTTTTCAACATGAACATTTGGGAGGGGGGAGCTAATAAAttgttgaaatgtttttgtttcaaaataaaaaaaatccattttcatgaTTCAACGTAAAAAGTCGTTTTGAAATTTCAGCTAATTGTAgctaaaaaaattgtttgcaacCAAACCAAAATGGTATAGAAtgtatcaaaataaaatatttcaattggcctgaatttatttcttttcctgaTTTTTGGTTAGCAAAAAATGTCAATGTTTTGACTCCGTCCCAATTCAAGACAGGAAAAAGTGTCAGTATCTCAACATTGTTCATGGtataggaaaaccatttcctgccgcGTTCTGCTTGTGTTCTGGGGGCAACAGCTGCCATGTATCAGTGCAGGGAGAGCTTAATTGCAGAAGCATTTTATATCCAGTGTGCAGTCTCTGTCCACCCAGGCTGACCAGTGCTATCATACAAATAGGATGTGAGGCCAGGCTCTGGTTTATCTTCAAGCCAGTTGCTCGTGCAGCTCTCTGCATTCTCTAGCTAACCACCCCTATCACTCAGGGAACCCTAGCAGTAGCATGctccctgaattctgcccatgaGCTTCCATTTTCTGTGAGTACTTGAGACTTGCCCGGGTCTACGCTAAGCAAGAACCTGTCAGTGCCTAGTGTTGGATAAGCCAAAACCAGCAGCTTGCAGACGAGGTTGCCTGATACCATAGCACTTTCCCTGCTGAATCTACACAGAAAAGGCTTTTAGGTGGTATAGACTAAAAGCATCACTGCCGTGTAGAAGGATTTGCAATGTGTGGGAGAAAATAGTTATAATGCACATCTGCAAAAGGTACGTTTATCGCAGTGGGTTTATAACAGATCTCTATTATAGATGTCCACTATTAGAggtctaaatccatatttaattaatgcattttaaacTGGCCTATGTTTTcaatagagctgtgtgaataacagaTTATTTTGGTTTCTAgcaatttcaaaatgtcagaaaaaaatcattttgggtcatggaatttatttgaaattttcagcaaatcttaaagtaaaagaaaaatcagggtcaaacagaatgtttcaggttaaaaaaaagttttgttttccttttgagcatttttaaatgattgtttaataaaaaaaataaaggaaatgttgAAACTTACAAGTCATGTAAACTAAAAAGATTTTGgtgttgctgaatctgcattttttctggggaaaaaaattcaactgAAATTTCTTTCCAGTTCTAGTTTTCAAAGGTGATGAGTACCAGAGCTCCCAGGGATGTCCGTGGGATCAGAAACAGAAAAGCAGGGCTAGTGAATGAATTCTAGATGATTCACTTGTCTCTCTGTTTATTCATTGACTTTTCTTTTCATGCCGAACATTACCATTCTTTGTTGCCTCTGACTGTATAGGCTATCAGGTTGGAAGCACTTTAATACACAGTATGCGCTAATTCTCAGCATGACAAAGCCTTAGATGTAGTGGACAGTGTGAGTGTAATGCAAACAGTGTATTCCCTAGGATTGTCCCCTGATGTATTCCCACTGCCTTGGGTTGGTACAATATTTCACGAGGGAAGTCAGAATGAGTGTGAAGGATCCACTCTTGGTCCTTTCTTGGCTCCTGTTTAACTGTACATTTCACTTTTCCCCTGTAAAGGAAAACATGGTTGGAAGAAATGCCGGAGGGAAATCACACCATGGTTACGCACTTCATTTTCCAGGGATTCATGGATCATCCGGAGCATCAGGTCCCCCTCTTTGTGTCATTCCTAATGATCTACGTTATCACCCTGTCGGGGAATCTAGGAATGATCATGTTGATCAGGTTCAACTCCCgactccacacccccatgtactatttcctcagCAATTTGTCTCTTGCCGATGTTGGGAATTCCTCTGTTGTTGCTCCTCAGTTGCTGATGACTTTTGTGATTCAGGCCAAACCCATTTCGATCGCTGCATGCGCAGCACAATTTTTCTTTGTCTGTAACTTTCTGACCAATGAAGCTTGCCTGTTGGCGGTAATGGCCTATGATCGCTTCATAGCCATCTGTAACCCCTTGCTCTATAGCATCGTCATGTCAAAGAGACTTTGTGTATTACTAGTGGTTGCTTCATACATATGTGGCTTTGTGAATGCAGTTGTTCAGACTCCATTTATATTTACCCTGTCCTTCTGTGACTCCAATGTcatcaaccatttcttctgtgacatcccccCAATTCTTAAGCTGTCCTGCTCTGACACCCACAACGCTAACATGGTGCATTTCACCTTGTCCAGTATAGTGGTCATGACTAGTATTCTCATTGTACTATTCTCCTACATGTACATCCTCATTGCCATCCTGAAGATCCATTCTGCCAAGGGCAGAAACAAAACCTTCTCCACCTGCGCCTCCCACCTGACAGCTGTCACAATTTTCTACGGGACTGTGATCTTCATGTATTTACGACCCAGTTCCCGCTACACCACAAACCCAGACAAGATCATCTCTGTGTTTTATATACTCATAATTCCCATGCTGAACCCCCTGATCTACAgtctgaggaacaaggaggtgaaggaCGCTGTTAGAAGGATGATAAACAGGAAGGTTTGTTCTCAGTTAATATAATCATTGGGATTTGTGCTTATCAATaaacaaattataaataaatagtgAATTCTCTGTTTCATAgctctgatttcctttgttttaactGTATTCTGTGGCTTgttccaaaatatatatatatatctatatatatagatatatatagatatatatatagatatatatagaatCCAAGCCTGTTCATATTGATAATTCAGTCTCCCACGTCCAGGAATGACCGTGAGGCTGCAAAGAATACACTGTCGAAAGAGAGCATTTGTCACAGACCCCCTTCAGCTCCCCTTGCTGGATACCAATCAGCTGGTACTGAGGGGAATTCTAGCTTGGATTCCCAGATGTTTTAAGCTGCCAGAGACTGAATGGAGCCAGTCACTGCTGCAGTTTCAGGGTTTCTAGGCACACAATCAGGGTGTAGGCGCTCTGCCTAGCACCCTTTCTGGAGAGCTAGAACCTGCTATCTAGCTGCCTAGTCCCTGGGCTCAGGGATGACTATTCAGACTCTGCCGCAGCTTAAACACCCCCTGTCCTAGAATGCCAAAGAACAGCGTGAGCCTTCCGGGTTACAGCTGAACTCCCCCCCAGGGCCACACAGTATGTGTAAAGAATGTAACACAGAGAGGGACACTCTGAACCGGAATCTAACACTGTAGAGCTAATGCTTCACTAATAAAGCACAAGCTCATTTAGAAAAGGACACACATCCTAACATCAATGGACCTCACTAGCTCATCCTTTCCTTGGGCGTCCTCTGGGGTATCCATCTGTGTTCAGACAgactgctccttcccctcctcatCTAGCTCCTACATGCAGCTCCTCTCAGATCTAGCTGGTCAAACATGGCCAGATAGAACCCAAACAGAGCAGCTTCTGCCCTTTTATAACCATCTTACCCTCTGTCACGTGACCTCATGATCAGCCTTTTCCGATGACCAGATACTCCTGCCAGGCAACCactccttttcttccccatcaACAGAAAGtttagatggaaaattttcaaacacCCCCAACAAGGAAcaaatccaaagctcattgaagccaatgaaaaggctctcattgacttcagtcaatATTGGTTCAGACTGCAGGTGTTTAAGTGGAGATATTCAAAAGGCATCAAACTCCCATTCCAGGGAGTTGTCCAGGGAACTGGATGTCTAACAgctcatttaaaatgtatttgctcaTGGGCAGTTGTCGATTGCACTATGGGTTTTCCAATCCTGTATTAAAGTGTTGAAAGGAAAATAGCAGTGGAAGCAAAATGACTTTGGCCCACACACATATTGCCAGTTTAAGAACATCACAAAGTTAATCAATAGAGTAAATTTGACATCCTTTTATGTTGTGGCACTATAGCTCCATTCCATTTTGCACATATATGGAAAAATCACAAGCAGTATTTCTAGGAGCACAAGAAGAGGATTTAAGTGATCAATGATTCAGACAAAACTTCCCTGGACTAACCAGCGCATATCCACTATGAATATTCAAATATCACAGTGTGTGAGCAAGCTTGCTAGTGCTATGAATATTGATAGCCCCATCACACTATGACTTCATAATATGTACTAGTACATTATAGATTGATTGGACTACATTCGTTCTTGATCTGTCCCCATATCATTCTCAAGGGAGTTACTCCAGGGATGAACCAGTCACAATGTTTACAAAGTCCAAAGAAAGCCAAACAAAGCAGACCATTGATACAACTTCAGGATTGCCAGAGAAACTCTTTCATGGGTTGGAgagaagataaataaataaaatgccctACATAAAACAGCAAGAGTTTTCAATGAGTAAAACCAGTGGTTCACAGAATTCTCTGACCTGTGACCCCATGTTAAATAGAAAAAAGGGTTTGAGAACCCTATTAAGTTTTGGGATGCTCCCTTCCATCTAACCATGAAGACAGGGAGGCTGGTTGTGATGACTGGAAACAACCTCCTATGTTGAGAACTCAAGAGTAAAACAACATCCTCTTAATGTCAGCACGATGCAGTGATGAGAAAAGATGCTCTGATTTGGTGCAGGTTAGTTCTGCATGATAAAGGTCAACCCTGCATTATTCAGACTAAGTCCTTAAGCTCATCATAGAGGACTTTTCTGGGGAATTTATCGTTACGCATTCTGATAACATGACCTATCTACCTAAGCTGAGCTTTGATAATCGTTACCTCCGTTCTGGTTGCTTTTATTCTGTATGTTTAACAGTGCCCTCCACTGGATGAAATCTCAGAACTCATGAAGGATACATACGATCTTCTCATCCTCTCACCTGAACTCCAACCTGGCCTAAAACATAAAAAGCAACAGCAATTGTCCTTGAAGCCAAATGTCAGAGCATATTGCCGATTCTACATAGTGTCACAGACCCTCATTCATGGATCTTAAAAACACCAATTTCTAATATTGTATTTGACTGTTACATTATATTATGTTCTGTACATCACGTGGAGTGGCTGAGTCATAGAAATAAGGATAATGATATAGAGAACTCACTCTTCTTCCATCTATTGTTTATTGGTTAAAATATAATAATGATTAtaattaccaaaaaaaattcttcctgtaTATCATCCTTTTAAAGGCATCATTtacctccttgtttctcaggctgtagatcaggggGTTCAACATGGGGATCACAAGAGCATAAAACACAGAGGTAACTTTGTCTTGGTCCATCATGTAGCTAGAACTGGGtcttaaatatatacatatcaGTGTCCCATAAAACATAGTGACAACTGTCAGGTGGGAGGCGCAGGTAGAAAAGGTTTTGCGTCTCCCCTTGGCAGAATGGATCCTGAGAATGGCCACAAGGATGCACATGTAGGAGATTAGGACACCCAGGAAAGTAGCTGTGACAATTATAGTAGAGAaagtgaaaagtacaaggtcaGTGACATGGGTGTCAGAGCAGGACAGCTTCAGCATAGGGGGcacatcacagaagaaatggttgacaACATTGGAGCTGCAGAAGGAAAGACTGAATATAAATAGCGTTTGCACAACTGAATTCACAGAGCCACATACATATGTACCAGCCACCAACAGGACACAGTGTCTCTTGGACATAATGGCTCTGTATAGCAGAGGATTACAGATAGCTTTGAAGCGGTCATACGCAATCACAGCCAGGAGGCAACATTCGTTGGTCACAAAGAAACAGACGAAGAATAGTTGTGCCGCACACTCAATCAAAGGAATGGTTCTAGTCTCTGCTACAAAGGTCATTAGCAACCTGGGAGTTATGGCAGTGGAATAGCCAATGTCTACAATGGACATCTGGCttaggaaaaagtacatgggggtatGAAGTCGGGTTTCGACCACGATTAACGCTATCATCTCAAGATTCCCTATCAGGCTGACCACATACATCACTAGGAACAACATAAAGAGGGGGATCTGTAGCTCTGGATGATCTGTGAATCCTACGAAAATGAACTCGGTCACTGTGGTGTGGTTTCTCTCTGCCATTTATTCCAGAAACACTCTCCTctgctggtgaaaaaaaaaataaagattacaATTAATCACAGGCCAATAAAGTAATGAATGCAGATCGCTCATAATCCCTGTAATTGTTCCTGTGAAACAGCGTATGAACATAATACATCAAAGGACACTCCTACAGAATGTTCTCTTTGTGTTCCTCACATGCTTTCCACTAGAGATAGGACATGTTCCAGCTACAGAAATATTGTGTACTCTgtgttagggtgactagatgtcccgattttatagggacagtcctgattttgggggctttttcttctataggctcctattaccccctatcctcctcccgatttttcacacttgccctctggtcaccctactctgtgTTAAAATACATGAAACCATCCAGCGGGTCAAATCTTCTATAAAATAGGAGAGAGATAGATTGGGAGTGTTTAGTTTAGAAGGGAGGCAAATAATCTATCAATGTCTTCAAATAATCAGTGCTAGAGAGTTTATTCATTGTCATTGATTTTCTCTTCCTAATCCAAATGACCTCAAAGGGCACAAGGGATGCTCAGTGCCCcttttatataggtgcctaaatatagatttggTGTCCAATATGAGGCAGCCCCAGCGGAAACATTTGGTATCACTTTCTATGTAGCCTTAAAGTGTCCCTGTTCTATTGGAGTCAGTGTGTGTTTTACAGACATTCTTTGTAACCATGTGCATTATTTTTTCTCCATGTTACAAATCCTCCTAGAGGTAATAACACTTGGAGGTGGTGTAGACTGTAACTGATTCTATGATTACTTTTGACTTATAGATTCGCAGAACCTAGAAATGAAAAAATGCATCTCCCGGGGATAAATACtaagtcaagctgtggaactctttgccagaggaacttgcgaaggccaaggctatagtggtgtttaaaaaagaactagataaatacatgaaggattggtccatcaacagctattaaccaggatgggcagggatgtgtcCCTAGccgctgtttgccagaagctgggaatgggctacaggggatgaatcactt carries:
- the LOC115651455 gene encoding olfactory receptor 1019-like produces the protein MAERNHTTVTEFIFVGFTDHPELQIPLFMLFLVMYVVSLIGNLEMIALIVVETRLHTPMYFFLSQMSIVDIGYSTAITPRLLMTFVAETRTIPLIECAAQLFFVCFFVTNECCLLAVIAYDRFKAICNPLLYRAIMSKRHCVLLVAGTYVCGSVNSVVQTLFIFSLSFCSSNVVNHFFCDVPPMLKLSCSDTHVTDLVLFTFSTIIVTATFLGVLISYMCILVAILRIHSAKGRRKTFSTCASHLTVVTMFYGTLICIYLRPSSSYMMDQDKVTSVFYALVIPMLNPLIYSLRNKEVNDAFKRMIYRKNFFW
- the LOC115651478 gene encoding olfactory receptor 1019-like, whose protein sequence is MPEGNHTMVTHFIFQGFMDHPEHQVPLFVSFLMIYVITLSGNLGMIMLIRFNSRLHTPMYYFLSNLSLADVGNSSVVAPQLLMTFVIQAKPISIAACAAQFFFVCNFLTNEACLLAVMAYDRFIAICNPLLYSIVMSKRLCVLLVVASYICGFVNAVVQTPFIFTLSFCDSNVINHFFCDIPPILKLSCSDTHNANMVHFTLSSIVVMTSILIVLFSYMYILIAILKIHSAKGRNKTFSTCASHLTAVTIFYGTVIFMYLRPSSRYTTNPDKIISVFYILIIPMLNPLIYSLRNKEVKDAVRRMINRKVCSQLI